From Anomalospiza imberbis isolate Cuckoo-Finch-1a 21T00152 chromosome 6, ASM3175350v1, whole genome shotgun sequence, one genomic window encodes:
- the KLHL28 gene encoding kelch-like protein 28 — MDPSSPPFLLAKLTPLHSEQLLQGLNLLRQHQELCDIVLRVGEAKIHAHKVVLASISPYFKAMFTGNLSEKENAEVEFQCVDEAALQAIVEYAYTGTVFISQDTVESLLPAANLLQVKLVVKECCAFLESQLDPGNCIGISRFAETYGCHELYLAANKFICQNFEDVCQTEEFFELTHSELDEIVSSDCLNVVTEETVFYALESWIKYDVQERQKYLAQLLHCVRLPLLSVKFLTRLYEANHLIRDDHTCKHLLNEALKYHFMPEHRLSHQTMLLTRPRCAPKVLCAVGGKAGLFACLESMEMYFPQNDSWIGLAPLSIPRYEFGVCVLEQKMYVVGGIATHVCQGISYRKHESSVECWDPDTNTWSSLERMFESRSTLGVAVLAGELYALGGYDGQSYLRSVEKYIPKVKEWQLVAPMSRTRSCFAAAVLDGMIYAIGGYGPAHMNSMERYDPSKNSWETVASMADKRINFGVGVMLGFIFVVGGHNGVSHLSSIERYDPHQNQWTVCRPMKEPRTGVGAAVIDNHLYVVGGHSGSSYLNTVQRYEPISDSWLDSAGMMYCRCNFGLTAL; from the exons ATGGACCCGTCGTCGCCGCCGTTCCTGCTGGCCAAGCTGACCCCCCTGCACtcggagcagctcctgcagggcctcaaCCTCCTGCggcagcaccaggagctctgCGACATCGTGCTGCGCGTGGGCGAGGCCAAGATCCACGCGCACAAGGTGGTGCTGGCCAGCATCAGCCCCTACTTCAAGGCCATGTTCACCGGGAACCTGTCGGAGAAGGAGAACGCCGAGGTGGAGTTCCAGTGCGTGGACGAGGCGGCGCTGCAGGCCATCGTGGAGTACGCCTACACCGGCACCGTCTTCATCTCGCAGGACACCGTGGAGTCGCTGCTGCCCGCCGCCAACCTGCTGCAGGTCAAGCTGGTGGTCAAGGAGTGCTGCGCCTTCCTGGAGAGCCAGCTGGACCCCGGCAACTGCATCGGCATCTCGCGCTTCGCCGAGACCTACGGCTGCCACGAGCTCTACCTGGCCGCCAACAAGTTCATCTGCCAGAACTTCGAGGACGTGTGCCAGACCGAGGAGTTCTTCGAGCTGACGCACTCGGAGCTGGACGAGATCGTGTCCAGCGACTGCCTGAACGTGGTGACGGAGGAGACGGTGTTCTACGCCCTGGAGTCCTGGATCAAGTACGACGTGCAGGAGCGCCAGAAGTACCTGGCGCAGCTGCTACACTGCGTGCGCCTGCCCCTGCTCAGCGTCAAGTTCCTCACGCGCCTCTACGAGGCCAACCACCTGATCCGGGACGACCACACCTGCAAGCACCTGCTCAACGAGGCCCTCAAGTACCACTTCATGCCCGAGCACAGACTGTCCCACCAGACCATGCTGCTGACGCGGCCCCGCTGCGCGCCCAAGGTGCTCTGCGCCGTGGGGGGCAAGGCCGGGCTCTTCGCCTGCCTGGAGAG CATGGAGATGTACTTCCCCCAGAACGACTCGTGGATCGGGCTGGCCCCTCTGAGCATCCCCCGCTACGAGTTCGGGGTGTGCGTGCTGGAGCAGAAGATGTACGTGGTGGGAGGCATCGCCACCCACGTGTGCCAGGGCATCAGCTACAGGAAGCACGAGAGCTCGGTGGAGTGCTGGGACCCCGACACCAACACGTGGAGCTCCCTGGAGAGGATGTTCGAGAGCCGCAGCACGCTGGGCGTGGCCGTGCTGGCCGGGGAGCTCTACGCCCTGGGCGGCTACGACGGCCAGTCCTACCTGAGGAGCGTGGAGAAGTACATCCCCAAGGTCAAGGAGTGGCAGCTGGTGGCCCCCATGAGCAGGACACGGAGCTGCTTCGCTGCTGCCGTGCTGGACGGCATGATCTATGCCATCGGGGGCTACGGGCCTGCCCACATGAACAG CATGGAGCGCTACGATCCAAGCAAGAACTCCTGGGAGACCGTGGCCTCCATGGCTGACAAACGGATAAACTTTGGGGTGGGGGTCATGTTGGGCTTCATCTTCGTGGTGGGGGGACACAATGGGGTGTCCCACCTGTCCAGCATCGAGAGGTACGACCCCCACCAGAACCAGTGGACGGTGTGCCGGCCCATGAAGGAGCCcaggacag GCGTGGGGGCGGCGGTGATCGATAACCACCTGTACGTGGTGGGGGGGCACTCGGGCTCCTCCTACCTGAACACGGTGCAGAGGTACGAGCCCATCTCGGACTCGTGGCTGGACTCGGCGGGGATGATGTACTGCCGCTGCAACTTCGGCCTCACGGCCCTCTGA